In Aegilops tauschii subsp. strangulata cultivar AL8/78 chromosome 3, Aet v6.0, whole genome shotgun sequence, one genomic interval encodes:
- the LOC141020727 gene encoding uncharacterized protein translates to MCIFLPDAYDGLRSLVDQITSRPGFVHDHLPAIPVKVGDFGVPKFKLDFTSKMVEILEQLGLVLPFGMGSDLSDMVEDDGTGLPLVVRDVIHKAVIELNEEGTEAAALTMMIAAPGAAPMAMPEPRVYFIVEEASGAIMFAGHVVDPSNGSGPAPVRTGKRKHEGALINEERLPARRFELLPVTRNPPVQFDTIGMIGSSGLAMLAARLTRPLTEGSTDGNLVFSPLSIYAALVLLAAGARDATLEEILRILGARTRSELENFVSRLAADALQDRSTSGGPRMAFVCGVWSNLTRPLKPAFREAVVGTYKAEASTVDFHGAPEEPYRLGPPRGLDTPNDPGRARQRHVLQGHVGGPAV, encoded by the coding sequence ATGTGCATCTTCCTGCCTGACGCGTACGACGGCCTGCGGAGCCTCGTCGACCAGATAACCTCCCGTCCGGGCTTCGTGCATGATCACCTGCCAGCGATCCCCGTCAAGGTCGGTGACTTCGGGGTTCCCAAGTTCAAACTTGATTTCACGAGCAAAATGGTCGAGATCCTCGAACAGCTTGGGCTTGTTCTGCCGTTCGGCATGGGTTCTGACCTGTCAGACATGGTGGAGGACGACGGCACCGGCTTGCCTTTGGTGGTTCGTGACGTCATCCATAAGGCTGTCATCGAGCTCAACGAGGAAGGGACGGAAGCCGCAGCTCTCACCATGATGATTGCGGCTCCTGGAGCTGCTCCCATGGCAATGCCGGAGCCGAGGGTGTATTTCATAGTCGAGGAGGCGTCCGGCGCGATCATGTTTGCAGGGCATGTCGTCGACCCTAGCAATGGCAGCGGCCCTGCCCCTGTGCGGACTGGGAAACGGAAACATGAGGGTGCACTTATTAACGAGGAGCGGCTACCTGCTAGAAGATTCGAGTTGTTGCCGGTGACCAGAAACCCGCCGGTGCAGTTCGACACAATAGGCATGATTGGCTCCAGTGGCCTGGCAATGCTCGCCGCCAGGCTCACGAGGCCCCTCACCGAGGGGAGCACAGACGGCAATCTAGTCTTCTCGCCGCTGTCCATCTACGCCGCTCTCGTgctcctggccgccggcgcccGGGACGCCACACTGGAGGAGATACTCCGCATCCTAGGAGCGAGGACGCGCAGCGAGCTCGAGAACTTCGTGTCGCGCTTGGCAGCCGACGCGCTCCAGGATAGGTCCACCTCGGGCGGTCCCCGCATGGCGTTCGTGTGCGGCGTGTGGAGCAACCTGACGCGGCCACTGAAGCCGGCCTTCCGTGAGGCTGTGGTGGGCACGTACAAGGCAGAGGCTAGCACCGTCGACTTCCACGGCGCGCCGGAGGAACCTTATCGACTTGGTCCTCCCAGAGGGCTCGATACACCGAACGACCCAGGTCGTGCTCGGCAACGCCATGTACTTCAAGGGCACGTGGGAGGACCAGCCGTTTGA
- the LOC109744998 gene encoding putative serpin-Z6A, translating to MAMPTALAVGIGCDSGSHGQVDVPFMQSRESQFVAVHQGFKVLKLRYKMGAPDHKGTTKHSPPLGRPDSDPYSYNGVGAAPYAHPRVSAAYNRGGGGPSPNYFPVRPHPYFHQHYYPPPFRNSFSPYTYPRPYPPYGALGPVGYPPNPYLPRHDAFGNSYYAPNEEGTEAAAVTITECGYGGCSRLPPPPPQVDFIVDHPFAYYIMEEATGTVVFADPSKE from the coding sequence atggctatgccgacggccctggccgtcggcatagggtgcGATTCCGGTAGTCACGGCCAGGTTGACGTACCCTTCATGCAGAGCCGGGAGTCGCAGTTCGTCGCCGTGCACCAGGGGTTCAAGGTGCTCAAACTCCGGTACAAGATGGGGGCGCCAGATCACAAGGGCACCACAAAACATTCTCCTCCATTGGGTCGCCCTGATTCTGATCCCTACAGCTACAATGGTGTTGGTGCTGCTCCGTACGCCCATCCCCGCGTGAGTGCTGCATACAACCGTGGGGGTGGGGGTCCGTCTCCAAATTATTTTCCCGTCAGACCTCACCCATACTTCCACCAACATTACTATCCTCCTCCGTTCCGCAACTCCTTCTCTCCCTACACCTATCCGAGGCCATATCCTCCTTATGGTGCACTTGGCCCCGTTGGCTACCCTCCTAACCCCTACTTGCCCCGCCATGATGCATTTGGCAACAGCTACTACGCGCCTAACGAGGAAGGGACTGAAGCTGCGGCGGTCACCATCACCGAGTGCGGCTATGGAGGATGCAGCCGATTGCCGCCGCCACCTCCACAAGTGGATTTCATCGTCGACCATCCGTTTGCCTACTACATAATGGAGGAGGCGACCGGCACAGTTGTGTTTGCAGACCCCTCCAAGGAGTAA
- the LOC109745003 gene encoding uncharacterized protein, giving the protein MTQKKCRLRRRSPREGSSRRRRGEEGASLSGSHVESDSSSTTSSAQPSGSLDEPAGRTSSAPPSGSLDEPPVAWPARESRYHEILASRLAELQLQLCAAAADDDISNLPSDEIVQALTRSNFYDDEMRAALVEYQIQKFLSEPHGPGVGERNSVEDMGDDIPEEEFVNYSEKLKACRRAGIDTETRLNQEEFRMLHVKYVRHRIKAYLLLKGKHIDEQDEATSESKYPLELALENTCFSPYLEDGVFGWYFDSDLCLLKSLSDYQRLVLPNCAWSEYGSLSQYILFYNTHEADRDYVLYWEKMVKEIKWLENHVLKEGTPEWDQIRRKGFYQAIRIAAEFHNIDFGLAYYGFMEYIWRTRFYVVFVKDLDRAYFEIWKRIKGQTSFRDALQEVCTENLVPSRQKTLKAELQRPGGFLQLERQFRRCTEGISKEVKLPDWRVQELIAQEINYKRALPKTYAHYARKKLQIAEVLGMIPKAEIPA; this is encoded by the exons ATGACGCAGAAGAAGTGCCGCCTCCGCAGGAGGTCTCCTCGCGAAGgatcatcccgccgccgccgcggtgaaGAAGGCGCATCGTTGTCTGGATCCCATGTCGAATCAGATAGCAGCAGCACGACATCCAGCGCGCAGCCGTCCGGATCCTTGGACGAGCCGGCCGGGCGGACTTCCAGCGCGCCGCCGTCCGGATCCTTGGACGAGCCGCCGGTCGCCTGGCCGGCTCGCGAGTCCAGGTACCATGAAATCCTCGCCTCGCGCCTTGCGGAGTTGCAGTTACAGttatgcgccgccgccgccgacgacgacATCTCAAATCTTCCTTCGGATGAAATTGTCCAAGCCCTCACTCGTTCTAATTTCTATGATGATGAGATGCGGGCTGCTCTGGTAGAATATCAAATCCAAAAGTTCTTGAGCGAACCCCACGGGCCAGGTGTTGGAGAGAGAAATTCTGTAGAGGACATGGGCGATGATATCCCTGAGGAGGAATTCGTCAACTACTCCGAAAAGCTAAAGGCTTGCAGACGTGCTGGAATCGACACTGAGACTCGGCTGAATCAAGAGGAGTTTCGCATGCTCCATGTCAAGTATGTACGTCATCGCATCAAAGCTTACCTG TTGCTGAAAGGAAAGCATATCGACGAGCAAGACGAAGCTACATCGGAATCCAAGTACCCTCTGGAGCTTGCCTTGGAGAATACATGTTTCTCTCCTTACCTGGAAGATGGTGTCTTTGGCTGGTATTTCGACTCTGACCTCTGTTTACTCAAGTCCTTGAGTGACTACCAGCGGCTAGTCCTCCCTAACTGT GCTTGGAGTGAGTATGGAAGCTTGAGTCAGTACATCTTGTTTTATAACACCCATGAAGCTGATAGAGACTATGTGCTGTACTGGGAAAAGATGGTCAAGGAAATTAAG TGGCTTGAAAATCATGTGCTTAAAGAAGGTACTCCGGAG TGGGATCAAATCCGTCGTAAAGGTTTTTACCAAGCAATTAGGATTGCTGCTGAGTTCCACAACATTGATTTCGGTCTAGCATATTATGGTTTCATG GAGTATATATGGAGGACTCGCTTTTATGTCGTGTTTGTGAAAGATCTTGACCGTGCCTATTTTGAGATTTGGAAGCGGATCAAGGGTCAG ACAAGTTTCAGAGATGCTCTGCAGGAAGTTTGCACTGAGAATTTGGTACCATCGCGCCAGAAAACTTTGAAGGCCGAGCTGCAGCGGCCCGGAGGCTTTTTGCAACTGGAGCGACAA TTCCGCCGGTGCACAGAGGGCATTAGTAAGGAAGTGAAG CTTCCGGATTGGAGAGTCCAAGAGTTGATTGCGCAGGAAATTAATTACAAG CGTGCATTGCCAAAGACGTATGCACACTACGCCAGGAAGAAGCTCCAGATTGCAGAAGTCTTAGGAATGATTCCCAAGGCCGAGATACCAGCGTAG